The genomic DNA CACTAGCGCCCAGGAGGACGCCTACCGCGCCATCGCGGCGGCGGTCACCGGCCACCTGCCGCCGGGCGCCCGCATCCTCGACTTCGGCTCCGGTCCGTGCGACAAGACCGCGGTTCTGTCGCTGCTCGGCTACTCCTGCTCGGCAACCGACGACCTCGGCGACGACTGGCACGGCGTGGCCGGCCACCGGGAGAAGATCCAGGCGTTCGCGGCCGCGACGGGCGTCGACTTCCGGCCCGCCGGCCCCGGCGAGACGCCGTTCCAGGGCGAGCGGTTCGACATGGTGATGCTCAACGACGTGCTCGAGCACCTCCACGACTCGCCCAGGGAGCTGCTGAACGACCTGCTCGGCCTGGTCGGGCCGGGCGGGCTGCTGCTGGTCACCGTGCCCAACGCGGTCGCGGTGCGCAAGCGCCTGGACGTGCTGCGGGGCAGGACGAACCTGCCCCCCTTCGCCGCGTACTACTGGAGCCGGGGGCCGTGGCGGGGCCACGTGCGCGAGTACAGCCGCGACGACCTCGCCCGGCTGGCCCGGTTCCTCGGCCTCCAGGTCGTCACCCTGCGCGGCTGCCACCACATGTTCCACAAGCTGCCGCCCAGGCTCCGGCTCGCCTACCAGGCCGCCACCGCGCCGTTCCAGGGCCTCAAGGACAGCTGGCTGCTGGTCGCCCGCAAGCCGCCCGGCTGGGCGGCCAGGCGCGTGCCGCCAGCGCACGAGCCGGCCGAGGTGGCGCGGTGGCACTGAGCCCCGGGCCGCTGGTCTCGATCGTCATCCCGGCCTACAACCATGCGAGCTACCTGGCCGAGGCGATCGAGAGCGTGCTCGGGCAGCGCTACCGGGACGTCGAGCTGCTGGTGCTCGACGACGGGTCCCACGACGGCACCGTGGAGGTGCTCGAGCGCTACACCGGGCGGTGCCTCTGGGACACCCACCCCAACATGGGCCAGTCGGCAACGCTCAACAAGGGGTGGGCCAAGGCGCGAGGGTCGATCCTCGGGTACCTCTCGGCCGACGACGTGCTCCTGCCCGACGCGGTCGGCACGCTCGTCGCCCGGCTGGCCGCCGACCCCGGCGCGGTGCTCGCCTACCCCGACTACGAGCTGATCGACCGGAGCTCCCGGCCCATCCGCCAGGTGCGGGCGCCCGACTTCGACTACCGCGAGATGGTCGTGCGCTTCGCCTGCCCGCCCGGGCCGGGCGCCCTGTTCCGGCGCTCGGCGCTCGAGGCGGCCGGTCCGTGGGACAGCCGCTTCCGGATGGCGCCCGACTACGACTTCTGGCTGCGGCTCGGGCTCCACGGCCGCTTCACCAGGGTGCCCGAGGTGCTGGCACGGTTCCGCGTCCACGACGGCTCGCTGTCGTTCGCGGCCGACAGCAAGCCGGCCTCCGAGGAGTACCTGGCCATCACCACCGGGTACTTCCGGAGCCAGGCGGTCCCGGCCGCGCTCCGCCCGGCCCGGCGCGAGGCGCTCAGCAACGCCTACCTGGTCGCGGCCCGCTCGCACCTCAAGAGCGACCGGTACGCGCGCGGCCTGGGCTGCACCTGGCGGGCGC from Actinomycetes bacterium includes the following:
- a CDS encoding methyltransferase domain-containing protein encodes the protein MDVGEAIEAVRRTFPFDGYTSAQEDAYRAIAAAVTGHLPPGARILDFGSGPCDKTAVLSLLGYSCSATDDLGDDWHGVAGHREKIQAFAAATGVDFRPAGPGETPFQGERFDMVMLNDVLEHLHDSPRELLNDLLGLVGPGGLLLVTVPNAVAVRKRLDVLRGRTNLPPFAAYYWSRGPWRGHVREYSRDDLARLARFLGLQVVTLRGCHHMFHKLPPRLRLAYQAATAPFQGLKDSWLLVARKPPGWAARRVPPAHEPAEVARWH
- a CDS encoding glycosyltransferase family 2 protein; translated protein: MALSPGPLVSIVIPAYNHASYLAEAIESVLGQRYRDVELLVLDDGSHDGTVEVLERYTGRCLWDTHPNMGQSATLNKGWAKARGSILGYLSADDVLLPDAVGTLVARLAADPGAVLAYPDYELIDRSSRPIRQVRAPDFDYREMVVRFACPPGPGALFRRSALEAAGPWDSRFRMAPDYDFWLRLGLHGRFTRVPEVLARFRVHDGSLSFAADSKPASEEYLAITTGYFRSQAVPAALRPARREALSNAYLVAARSHLKSDRYARGLGCTWRALALHPRNLTPRTVKLLATGLSHHLRFGDRGRDRDDP